In a genomic window of Flavobacterium sp. KACC 22761:
- a CDS encoding Nif3-like dinuclear metal center hexameric protein, whose protein sequence is MKIKEIIAVLEEMSPLAYAEDFDNVGLLVGNSEAESTGVLVCHDALENVMDEAISKNCNLVVCFHPILFSGIKKITGKNYVERAILKAIKNDIAIYAVHTALDNHSAGVNKIFCDALGLTNTKVLIPKQNFIQKLVTYTVPENAQKVRQALFDAGAGTIGNYDNCSFNSNGIGTYKGNSESNPVIGERFELTETEEIKIEVTFEKHLQSRILKALFANHIYEEVAYEIYNLENSHQNIGLGMIGEFENEMNEKEFLHFVKNKMIADGIRHSAFLGKKIKKVAVLGGSGSFAIKNAIQAGADAFLTADLKYHQFYEAENKLLLADIGHFESERYTKNYIVDYLRKKILNFAIILSEENTNPVKYL, encoded by the coding sequence ATGAAAATTAAAGAAATAATAGCGGTTCTTGAAGAAATGTCACCTTTGGCTTACGCCGAGGATTTTGACAACGTTGGGCTTTTAGTTGGCAATTCGGAAGCCGAAAGTACTGGCGTTTTAGTTTGCCATGATGCCTTAGAAAATGTAATGGATGAAGCTATCTCTAAAAACTGTAATTTGGTAGTTTGTTTTCATCCGATATTATTTTCTGGAATTAAAAAAATTACAGGCAAGAATTATGTAGAGCGCGCGATTTTAAAAGCAATTAAAAATGATATTGCCATTTATGCCGTTCATACTGCACTTGATAATCATTCGGCCGGCGTTAATAAAATTTTCTGCGATGCATTAGGTTTGACAAATACCAAAGTTTTGATTCCGAAACAAAATTTCATTCAAAAATTAGTAACTTATACCGTTCCAGAAAACGCTCAAAAAGTACGTCAAGCATTATTTGATGCTGGCGCTGGAACAATTGGAAATTATGACAATTGCAGTTTCAACTCGAATGGAATTGGCACATACAAAGGAAATTCTGAAAGCAATCCGGTAATTGGTGAGCGTTTTGAATTAACAGAAACCGAAGAGATCAAAATCGAAGTTACGTTTGAAAAACATCTTCAATCCCGAATTTTAAAAGCACTTTTTGCAAATCATATTTATGAAGAAGTGGCATACGAGATTTATAATCTTGAAAATTCGCATCAGAATATAGGTTTGGGAATGATTGGCGAATTTGAAAATGAAATGAATGAAAAAGAATTTCTTCATTTTGTAAAAAATAAAATGATTGCAGATGGAATTCGCCATTCTGCTTTTTTAGGAAAAAAAATCAAGAAAGTAGCTGTACTTGGAGGTTCAGGAAGTTTTGCTATAAAAAATGCAATTCAAGCTGGAGCCGATGCTTTTTTGACTGCCGACTTAAAATATCACCAGTTTTATGAAGCCGAAAACAAGTTACTTTTGGCAGATATTGGTCATTTTGAGAGCGAACGCTATACAAAAAATTATATTGTTGATTATCTTCGAAAAAAAATTCTTAATTTTGCAATCATTTTATCGGAAGAAAATACAAATCCAGTTAAGTACTTATAA
- a CDS encoding lanthionine synthetase LanC family protein, which translates to MNPIITRIEEKIWQSVETEKRIGALDGLSGIALFYNYLLEIEYQEEYQNKLFTIIDKIGDLISEESYNSSLCSGIAGYAWVLAKMKNKNLEIEEDYFEALDALLEESLTEEANKNYYDFLHGAFGIALYFIERYKTTKNKDIEHILVQFSNNLIDKIKNNPKDLFLSNSEKPNLKCYYFGLAHGISGILNFLIHLQTNLDKNSPDVHTAIYTIIEFMDTFKIFDEESKQYYPSQIFEDNLSVTKARLGWCQGDLGIANAILNSGLFLNNSNIQEEAVALIDSTRKIKVKESLANDFAICHGSAGIILQYYLAMAKTKVPTTDTMMIWHENLKKQTNDFSDFKSFFIDKYINETNILNGAAGLGLALLTIENKIQSDWTECLNLY; encoded by the coding sequence ATGAATCCTATAATTACAAGAATAGAAGAAAAAATATGGCAATCTGTTGAAACAGAAAAAAGAATAGGTGCTCTGGATGGTCTGTCTGGAATTGCTTTATTTTATAATTATCTGCTGGAGATTGAATATCAGGAGGAATATCAAAATAAATTGTTTACGATAATTGACAAAATTGGCGATCTAATTTCTGAAGAAAGCTACAATTCATCTTTATGCTCCGGAATAGCTGGATATGCTTGGGTTTTAGCAAAAATGAAAAACAAAAACCTAGAAATTGAAGAAGATTATTTTGAAGCACTAGATGCTCTTTTAGAAGAAAGTCTGACCGAAGAAGCTAACAAGAATTATTATGATTTTTTGCACGGCGCATTTGGCATCGCTTTATATTTTATAGAACGATATAAAACTACAAAGAACAAAGACATCGAACATATTTTAGTCCAGTTTTCAAATAATCTGATAGACAAAATAAAGAACAATCCGAAAGACCTATTTTTAAGCAACTCTGAAAAACCAAATCTTAAATGCTATTATTTTGGCTTAGCACATGGTATATCGGGCATTCTAAATTTTCTGATTCATCTTCAAACAAATCTTGACAAAAATAGTCCAGATGTTCATACGGCAATTTATACCATAATTGAATTCATGGATACTTTTAAAATTTTTGATGAGGAATCTAAACAATATTATCCAAGTCAAATTTTTGAAGATAACTTATCTGTTACAAAAGCGCGACTTGGCTGGTGTCAGGGCGATTTAGGCATAGCAAATGCAATTCTTAATTCAGGATTATTTTTAAACAATTCAAACATACAAGAAGAAGCTGTTGCCTTAATCGATTCAACTAGAAAAATAAAAGTAAAAGAATCTTTAGCAAACGATTTTGCGATTTGTCATGGTTCAGCTGGCATAATATTGCAATATTATTTAGCCATGGCAAAAACAAAAGTACCAACTACGGATACAATGATGATTTGGCATGAAAATCTAAAAAAACAAACTAATGATTTTTCAGATTTTAAAAGTTTTTTTATTGATAAATACATAAATGAAACCAATATTTTGAACGGCGCCGCAGGTCTTGGACTTGCATTATTGACAATAGAAAACAAAATCCAATCAGACTGGACCGAATGTTTAAATTTATATTAG
- a CDS encoding erythromycin esterase family protein, giving the protein MKFFFTLCCILLLNFTFSQNIIPGKYSTINNSNYTFLDTILKNKKIVLLGEQSHGDGATFDEKVNLIKYLHEKQKYNSIVFESGMYDQYKAFQEYSKKKTSIAVFDQSILDIWSDTKAFQNLLLYIEECAQKKDTIKILGFDTQEGVFFSNHFMSDLTELIKNRKINIAKNSLTRIEKAFVFRDLERIANNKKDSTDLYQDFHFLVNALKEIKDPTFHEKMMKQVIISKISDVDFEIMQLQNQKIAVQNPRDEQMAKNLIFLSEMYPNEKMICWGASYHFSKNIDQTEYTEVTESYLQKQSNIELKTTGFTDYIPGEGAKLLEGALPMGGFLKNYFKDEIYSIAFSSYEGSYGRVDGKSFPILTPPENSIELQNANKGYNKTFFEFDKKDTKRYYCSAFGNIPIKARWNAIFDGFFFIKKSYQPEARFFEKENYVPTLKDAFVLNGKINDFKNHKIIANADIIMLQTNKSILANKEGAFSIIVDKAKFNNKIIVSAFGYISDTISIKNLVDANKHFIKVKLRPFQFQAINLNEVVINSNSKLLSAEEIVAKAQLNIELNYNQNPYNQTFFFRNQVIKNNEVISQDESIITTYNSMGMKGVNNPDEKIFGEILQTREIVKNTSQNKLGSMNTFAFLFDRDLILSKANVLYKPESYTLKKEGIVPYNDQKVYKISFQNNEPGAYSTGYGYPAPKKSSGVLYIDTQTFAILKYEHCVAREPFEVKSQAGKTAQMNHKITITYKLSEGKYFINYLNVIDKSIITSTADNSFLYDTYNVNNLMSTEVKTTNTQKLNRPLLKIGLNNTVQENLDFWKNNSFILPDEKIIFDLCY; this is encoded by the coding sequence ATGAAATTTTTTTTTACGTTATGTTGCATTTTACTTTTAAATTTTACTTTTTCACAAAATATAATACCAGGCAAATATTCTACAATCAATAATAGCAACTACACTTTTTTAGACACAATTCTTAAAAATAAAAAAATCGTTTTATTGGGAGAGCAATCTCATGGCGACGGGGCTACTTTTGATGAAAAAGTAAATCTCATAAAGTATTTGCATGAAAAACAGAAATACAATAGTATTGTTTTTGAAAGTGGAATGTATGATCAATACAAAGCATTTCAAGAATATTCCAAAAAAAAGACTTCAATAGCAGTTTTCGACCAGAGTATCTTAGATATATGGTCTGATACCAAAGCATTTCAAAATTTGCTTCTTTATATTGAAGAATGCGCCCAAAAAAAAGATACTATAAAAATCTTAGGATTTGATACTCAAGAAGGAGTGTTTTTTTCGAATCATTTTATGAGTGATCTCACTGAATTGATTAAAAACAGAAAAATCAATATTGCAAAAAATAGCTTGACAAGAATAGAAAAAGCTTTTGTTTTTAGAGATTTGGAGCGCATTGCCAATAACAAAAAAGATTCTACTGATTTGTATCAGGATTTTCATTTTCTAGTAAATGCTCTGAAAGAAATAAAAGACCCGACTTTTCATGAAAAAATGATGAAACAGGTTATTATTAGCAAAATTTCGGATGTCGATTTTGAAATCATGCAATTACAAAACCAAAAAATTGCGGTTCAAAATCCAAGAGACGAGCAAATGGCAAAAAATTTGATTTTCTTATCTGAAATGTATCCAAATGAAAAAATGATTTGCTGGGGAGCTTCATATCATTTTTCAAAAAACATCGACCAAACAGAATATACTGAAGTCACTGAAAGCTATTTACAAAAGCAATCGAATATTGAACTTAAAACTACTGGTTTTACAGATTATATTCCCGGCGAAGGAGCGAAACTCCTTGAAGGCGCTTTACCAATGGGTGGCTTTTTAAAGAATTATTTTAAGGATGAAATTTATAGTATTGCGTTTTCTTCTTATGAAGGCTCATATGGACGCGTAGATGGCAAATCGTTCCCTATTCTTACTCCTCCTGAAAATAGCATCGAATTACAAAATGCAAACAAGGGCTATAATAAAACTTTTTTCGAATTTGACAAGAAAGACACGAAGCGATATTATTGCTCCGCATTTGGAAACATTCCTATAAAAGCGAGATGGAATGCTATTTTTGATGGCTTTTTTTTCATTAAAAAATCATATCAGCCTGAAGCAAGATTTTTTGAAAAAGAAAACTATGTACCAACCCTAAAAGATGCATTTGTACTAAATGGAAAAATAAATGATTTTAAAAATCATAAAATCATAGCAAATGCCGACATCATAATGCTTCAAACAAATAAAAGCATTCTAGCAAATAAAGAAGGTGCATTTTCTATCATTGTAGATAAAGCCAAATTTAACAACAAAATTATTGTATCGGCTTTTGGGTATATTTCAGATACGATTTCAATTAAAAATCTTGTTGATGCCAATAAACATTTTATAAAGGTAAAATTAAGACCATTTCAATTTCAAGCTATTAATTTAAATGAAGTTGTGATAAATTCAAACTCAAAATTATTATCTGCAGAAGAAATCGTAGCAAAAGCTCAGCTCAATATTGAACTTAATTACAATCAAAATCCTTACAATCAAACATTTTTCTTTCGCAATCAAGTGATCAAAAACAATGAGGTTATTTCGCAGGACGAATCAATTATAACGACTTATAATTCAATGGGAATGAAAGGCGTCAATAATCCTGATGAAAAAATATTTGGAGAAATATTGCAAACTCGTGAAATTGTAAAAAACACTTCACAAAATAAACTCGGCAGTATGAACACTTTTGCATTTTTGTTTGATCGTGACCTTATATTAAGCAAAGCCAATGTACTTTATAAACCGGAATCCTATACTTTAAAAAAAGAAGGCATTGTCCCTTATAATGACCAGAAAGTTTATAAAATAAGTTTTCAAAACAATGAACCTGGAGCTTATTCTACTGGTTATGGTTATCCGGCACCAAAAAAATCATCGGGCGTTTTATATATAGACACACAAACATTTGCCATATTAAAATATGAACATTGTGTGGCGAGAGAACCGTTTGAAGTAAAAAGCCAAGCGGGCAAAACTGCCCAAATGAATCATAAAATCACAATAACGTATAAATTATCAGAAGGAAAATATTTTATCAATTATCTAAATGTAATAGACAAATCAATCATCACCTCAACAGCTGACAATTCTTTTTTATACGACACTTATAATGTCAACAACTTAATGTCTACGGAAGTAAAAACAACAAATACTCAAAAACTTAATCGACCACTTTTAAAAATTGGTTTAAATAATACTGTTCAGGAAAATTTAGACTTTTGGAAAAATAATAGTTTTATCCTACCTGATGAAAAAATCATTTTCGATTTATGTTATTAA
- a CDS encoding thiopeptide-type bacteriocin biosynthesis protein, producing MKFFNTIIKRTASFPIESYTENRNNIKAFFFNNDLFQLSILFASRSLYNDVKKNKSGKTNLSLNKYFSRAHFNPIPFGLFTSVGSSEWRDKTVLLKSKLLELKVEFDNLYISEKTNLINAEEWKQYRYFTNPSVHFLSPEKISFYKSQKLPIGSYETKYVELDYDEDIQWLLDRFKNGTSIKDVTNDLLENEFSLSEIDAFLLEIISAGLIINEVTFHPYRETIYKNSVPSTLINLSTYKLESKNDFDYFTTNYIAEQDIYLSEEGIQSSYSHSISLFEKESDYLDSKIQEKLFKYIQFNVNYNSDYTPITNSVLEFGNKFYHSFSDGYIPLSKVFNPYSGLKYSTTEFKNENKLHSDILSQILTASSKEVLLKNVKTSIKSKNQLPATFNVIFEILNCKITGKEIVYCKSVTGTSAINLLSRFNHISEAACQDIANFEKEIYKDKIIAEINMIAKPRATNIISSHQYYDYNIPINTAHSENSNPIYLADLYLRFNGSGFVLVSKKHQKEIIPRVTSAINNGLSDSEAHRFLADLQSQNNEIHHINFNLNYYKNFYLPYVPRIYLDDDLLLYPAQLLVANNNYTFEQFKKVLFENVEKNDFSKRVSLTDKKGEIIIDIENDEHLEILFSRFSTSNTFYISESLYESFFPAISSNEKHHAHEFVASIKNTEFTSVKNTFKIPEEDNFETVNVPVLSNWLYLDLTCNPYAQNDLLTIIYDAILSEETVDQFFYVRYNYPENHLRVRFKTESKKLKEHIISEINNLKTKNFILTYKILPYEPETYRYGGKELLNVTESIFSKDSFDTIQNILKTEPNDEKIICFSVLKIQYYFSLFGFTLDQMIMLCDANIESFSNEFTLSATLRKELNQKFSVVKNKFDDIIYANFLNDESLKSTLKSHLEKSDLIRSNYAADLIHMSLNRLFDKEQRYNEFKSYYWAKLYFNRLKFTKNAN from the coding sequence ATGAAGTTTTTTAATACCATTATCAAAAGAACTGCGTCATTCCCTATTGAATCTTATACTGAAAACCGCAATAATATTAAGGCGTTTTTTTTCAACAATGATTTATTTCAATTATCTATTTTATTCGCTTCAAGAAGTTTATATAACGATGTTAAAAAAAACAAATCAGGCAAAACCAATCTTTCGCTAAACAAATATTTCTCGAGAGCTCATTTTAACCCAATTCCGTTCGGACTTTTTACCAGTGTTGGTTCTTCTGAATGGCGCGACAAAACGGTTTTATTAAAATCAAAACTTTTAGAACTTAAAGTAGAATTTGACAATTTATATATTTCTGAAAAAACCAACCTTATAAACGCTGAAGAGTGGAAACAATATAGGTATTTTACAAATCCTTCCGTTCACTTTTTAAGTCCGGAAAAAATTAGTTTTTATAAATCTCAAAAATTACCCATTGGATCTTATGAAACAAAATATGTAGAGCTCGATTATGACGAAGATATTCAGTGGCTGCTTGACCGATTCAAAAACGGAACTAGCATTAAAGATGTGACTAATGATTTACTTGAAAATGAATTCTCATTATCAGAAATTGATGCCTTTTTATTAGAAATTATTAGTGCCGGACTTATCATTAACGAAGTAACATTTCATCCCTATCGAGAAACAATCTATAAAAACTCGGTTCCTTCGACATTAATAAATCTTAGTACATATAAATTAGAATCAAAAAATGATTTCGATTACTTTACGACAAATTATATAGCAGAACAAGATATTTATTTGTCTGAAGAAGGAATACAAAGTAGTTACTCCCATTCTATTTCATTATTTGAAAAAGAATCCGATTATTTAGATTCTAAAATTCAAGAAAAACTATTCAAATACATCCAATTTAATGTAAATTATAATAGCGATTATACACCAATTACAAATTCAGTATTAGAATTTGGCAATAAATTTTATCATAGTTTTAGCGACGGCTACATTCCTTTGAGCAAAGTATTTAATCCTTACTCAGGATTAAAATATAGTACAACTGAATTCAAAAATGAGAACAAACTTCATTCGGATATATTATCGCAAATTTTGACCGCGTCCTCAAAAGAAGTTCTTCTTAAAAATGTAAAAACATCCATAAAAAGCAAAAACCAATTACCGGCAACTTTCAATGTTATTTTCGAAATATTGAATTGCAAAATTACCGGAAAAGAAATTGTGTATTGCAAATCAGTGACTGGAACTTCTGCAATAAACCTATTATCAAGATTCAATCACATTTCTGAAGCTGCATGTCAAGATATTGCAAATTTTGAAAAAGAAATCTATAAGGATAAAATCATTGCCGAAATAAACATGATTGCCAAACCACGAGCTACAAATATTATTTCCTCTCATCAATATTACGATTATAATATTCCTATAAATACGGCACATTCAGAAAATTCAAACCCAATTTACTTAGCTGATCTTTATTTGCGTTTTAATGGATCTGGCTTTGTTCTAGTTTCTAAAAAACATCAGAAAGAAATAATTCCCCGAGTAACATCAGCGATAAACAATGGGTTATCTGATTCTGAAGCGCATCGATTTTTGGCAGATTTACAGTCACAAAATAATGAAATTCATCATATAAACTTCAATCTAAATTATTACAAGAATTTTTATTTACCCTATGTTCCTAGAATTTATCTTGATGATGATCTTTTACTATATCCGGCGCAACTTTTAGTGGCAAACAACAATTATACTTTTGAGCAGTTTAAAAAAGTGTTATTTGAAAATGTAGAAAAAAATGATTTTTCTAAAAGAGTTTCTTTAACAGATAAAAAAGGAGAGATCATTATCGATATTGAAAATGACGAGCATTTGGAAATTTTGTTTTCCAGATTTAGCACATCTAATACTTTCTATATTTCAGAATCATTGTATGAATCTTTTTTTCCTGCAATATCTTCTAACGAGAAACATCATGCTCATGAATTTGTGGCAAGTATCAAAAACACCGAATTTACATCTGTAAAAAACACTTTTAAAATCCCTGAGGAAGATAATTTTGAAACCGTAAATGTTCCAGTATTATCAAATTGGTTATACTTGGATTTAACCTGTAATCCTTATGCCCAAAATGATTTGCTGACCATTATTTATGATGCAATTTTATCTGAGGAAACAGTCGATCAATTCTTTTATGTAAGATATAATTATCCCGAAAATCACTTAAGAGTAAGGTTTAAAACAGAATCCAAAAAATTAAAAGAACATATTATCAGTGAAATCAACAATCTGAAAACTAAAAATTTCATTCTTACTTACAAAATCTTGCCCTATGAACCAGAAACTTATAGATACGGCGGAAAAGAATTATTAAACGTAACTGAATCAATTTTTAGCAAAGACAGCTTCGACACCATTCAAAATATTCTAAAAACAGAACCAAATGACGAAAAAATAATTTGTTTTTCAGTCTTAAAAATACAGTACTATTTTAGTCTTTTTGGCTTCACTTTAGATCAAATGATCATGCTCTGCGATGCCAATATTGAAAGTTTTTCAAATGAATTTACTTTATCGGCAACTTTAAGGAAAGAACTCAATCAAAAGTTTTCAGTCGTAAAAAATAAATTCGACGATATAATTTATGCTAATTTTCTTAACGACGAAAGTTTAAAATCAACCCTGAAAAGTCATTTAGAAAAAAGTGATTTAATTAGATCTAATTATGCTGCCGATTTGATTCATATGAGTCTCAATCGCCTTTTTGATAAAGAGCAACGCTACAATGAATTTAAAAGTTATTATTGGGCAAAGCTTTACTTCAACAGACTAAAGTTTACAAAAAATGCCAATTAA
- the lpxK gene encoding tetraacyldisaccharide 4'-kinase, with product MKLLRKLLFPFAIIYGFITSIRNFLFDKGILKSTSFDIPVIAVGNLSVGGTGKTPQIEYLIRLLTDKYKIATLSRGYKRKSEGFVLADENVTAEILGDEPFQFYQKFPNVMVAVDANRTNGIQQLLSQKEKPEIVLLDDAYQHRKVKAGFYILLSAYDDLYVDDFMLPTGNLRESRSGATRANVVVVTKCPKILSEEEQAEIRLKLKLSCSQQIFFTFIDYDEVIYGQNEKVEVAKIKPKSKVLLAGIAKPKPFFDYLKNENDECLTFPDHHHFSDADLESIQEKAKGRKIITTEKDYVRLKDSKLVSQLYYLPIKSTFINHQQNFDATILEYIKSSLVS from the coding sequence ATGAAATTACTCCGAAAATTACTTTTCCCTTTCGCTATTATATATGGATTCATAACTTCAATCCGTAATTTTCTTTTTGACAAAGGAATCTTAAAATCGACTTCATTTGATATTCCTGTAATTGCTGTTGGCAATTTAAGTGTGGGCGGAACCGGAAAAACGCCTCAAATTGAATATTTGATTCGGTTATTAACTGATAAATATAAAATCGCAACTTTAAGTCGTGGCTATAAAAGAAAATCAGAAGGTTTTGTTTTAGCCGATGAGAATGTTACTGCCGAAATTCTTGGCGATGAACCTTTCCAGTTTTATCAAAAATTTCCAAATGTAATGGTGGCAGTTGACGCCAATCGCACAAATGGAATTCAGCAGTTGCTTTCGCAGAAAGAAAAGCCAGAAATCGTATTGCTAGACGACGCTTATCAGCACAGAAAAGTAAAAGCCGGTTTTTATATTTTATTAAGCGCATACGATGATTTGTATGTAGATGATTTTATGCTGCCAACAGGGAATTTGCGCGAAAGCAGGAGCGGCGCAACGAGAGCCAATGTTGTTGTGGTGACAAAATGCCCTAAAATTTTATCTGAAGAAGAACAAGCCGAAATTCGTTTAAAACTAAAATTAAGCTGTTCGCAACAAATCTTTTTTACTTTTATAGATTATGATGAGGTAATTTATGGGCAAAATGAAAAAGTTGAGGTTGCTAAAATTAAGCCCAAATCTAAAGTGCTTTTAGCGGGTATTGCAAAACCGAAACCATTTTTTGATTATTTAAAAAATGAAAATGACGAATGCCTGACTTTTCCTGATCATCATCATTTTTCTGATGCTGATTTAGAATCGATTCAAGAAAAAGCAAAAGGAAGAAAAATAATTACAACCGAGAAAGATTATGTGCGTTTGAAGGATTCAAAATTGGTTTCTCAATTGTATTATTTGCCAATAAAAAGCACTTTTATAAACCATCAGCAAAATTTTGATGCGACAATTTTGGAGTACATAAAAAGTAGTTTAGTTTCTTAA
- a CDS encoding zinc ribbon domain-containing protein yields MTNTKELSVEDKLRAIYDLQLIDSRIDEIRNVRGELPLEVEDLEDEVAGLSTRSEKLKGELEVIEEQIKAKKIAIEEHKEVIKKYTKQQESVRNNREFNSLTKEVEFQELEIQLAEKQIKEMKASIEHKKEVISNLKEKLDAKSSHLKHKKSELDAIMAETQKEEAFLTEKSAEYAAQIEDRLLAAYNRIRSSVRNGLAVVSIERGASAGSFFTIPPQTQVEIASRKKIITDEHSGRILVDTQLAEEEKEKMEQLFAKF; encoded by the coding sequence ATGACGAATACGAAAGAATTAAGTGTTGAGGACAAGTTAAGAGCAATATACGATTTACAGCTTATTGACTCTAGAATTGACGAAATCAGAAACGTTAGAGGAGAACTTCCTTTAGAGGTTGAAGATTTAGAAGATGAAGTTGCAGGTTTGAGCACTCGTTCAGAGAAACTGAAAGGTGAACTTGAAGTGATTGAGGAGCAAATCAAAGCAAAGAAAATTGCTATTGAGGAGCATAAAGAGGTTATTAAAAAGTACACTAAACAACAAGAATCAGTACGTAACAACAGAGAATTTAATTCTTTGACAAAAGAAGTTGAATTTCAAGAATTAGAAATTCAATTGGCTGAAAAGCAAATCAAAGAAATGAAAGCTTCAATCGAGCACAAAAAAGAAGTTATTTCTAACTTAAAAGAAAAACTTGATGCTAAAAGCTCTCATTTAAAACATAAAAAATCTGAATTAGACGCTATTATGGCTGAAACTCAGAAAGAAGAGGCTTTCTTGACTGAAAAATCTGCTGAATATGCTGCACAAATCGAAGATAGATTATTAGCAGCTTACAACAGAATCAGAAGCAGTGTTCGTAACGGATTGGCTGTAGTATCTATCGAAAGAGGAGCTTCTGCTGGATCTTTCTTTACAATTCCACCTCAAACTCAGGTTGAAATTGCTTCAAGAAAGAAAATCATTACTGATGAGCACTCTGGAAGAATTTTAGTTGACACACAGTTAGCTGAAGAAGAAAAAGAAAAAATGGAACAATTGTTCGCAAAATTCTAA
- a CDS encoding alpha/beta hydrolase, with amino-acid sequence MGIKKGIRFITLKSVGSYINFLSYVRPQKAMELSYALFSQPRIGRLKKEELPKVLRNTETEIFHHNEHHFQTYIWKGNETKILLVHGWESNASRWKKTLPHLQKSGSTIIAIDAPAHGQSSGKEFNVPLYAEFINKAVEKYQPEIIIGHSIGGAASVYHQYLFPNTSINKMVILGAPSELKTLIDNYVSMLSLNTKMFSLLESKFMDRFNFKLEDFSGQKFASEFNIPGLIAHDVSDKIVAFEEGKKIASNWKNSQFIETSGLGHGMHDDELYDKVIEFLFEGTK; translated from the coding sequence TTGGGAATTAAAAAAGGCATTCGTTTTATTACATTAAAATCTGTTGGATCTTATATTAACTTTTTGAGTTACGTGCGTCCACAAAAAGCAATGGAGCTTTCTTATGCGCTTTTCAGTCAGCCTCGAATTGGGCGATTAAAAAAAGAAGAGCTTCCGAAAGTTTTGAGAAATACTGAAACAGAAATATTTCATCATAACGAACATCATTTTCAAACTTATATTTGGAAAGGAAACGAAACCAAAATTCTATTGGTCCACGGCTGGGAAAGCAATGCTTCACGCTGGAAAAAAACCTTACCACATCTTCAAAAATCGGGAAGCACTATAATTGCCATTGATGCGCCTGCACACGGACAAAGCAGCGGAAAAGAATTCAACGTGCCGCTTTATGCTGAATTCATCAATAAAGCGGTTGAAAAATATCAACCAGAAATTATTATCGGTCATTCTATCGGCGGTGCGGCATCAGTATATCATCAATATTTATTTCCGAATACGAGTATCAACAAAATGGTGATTCTTGGAGCGCCTTCTGAACTAAAAACTTTGATCGACAATTATGTTTCGATGTTGAGCTTAAATACCAAAATGTTTTCACTTTTAGAAAGCAAATTCATGGATCGCTTCAACTTTAAACTTGAAGATTTTTCTGGACAGAAATTTGCATCAGAATTTAATATTCCGGGATTAATTGCACATGATGTTTCAGATAAAATTGTTGCTTTTGAAGAAGGAAAAAAAATAGCCAGCAACTGGAAAAACAGCCAATTTATTGAAACCAGCGGTTTAGGTCACGGAATGCATGATGATGAATTGTACGATAAAGTGATTGAGTTTTTATTTGAAGGTACAAAGTAA